In Capsicum annuum cultivar UCD-10X-F1 chromosome 7, UCD10Xv1.1, whole genome shotgun sequence, one genomic interval encodes:
- the LOC107877376 gene encoding NADH kinase has product MARRRLLLLLKPFDVLPTHQSDNISQFRNPKLLQVLKYLDNRCLVHKEAINFCQTILRKKFVDWESVYRFNLCRPIHDVDLVVTIGGDGTLLQASHFMDDSIPVLGVNSDPTQAEEVEEYNEEFDATRSTGYLCAATVKNFEQIIDDILENRSRPSEVSRMSITLNSKQLPTYALNDVLIAHPCPATVSRFSFSIKKEGESCSSLVHCRSSGHRVSTAAGSTAAMLSAGGFVMPILSQDLQYIVREPIAPGAYNSLMHGTVKPDELMEIAWYCKEGLIYIDGSHLTHSVQHGDVIELSSKAPKLKVFLPPHLIS; this is encoded by the exons ATGGCGAGGAGGCGATTGTTGCTGTTGTTAAAGCCCTTCGATGTGTTACCAACACACCAATCAGATAACATTTCTCAATTCAGAAACCCGAAG TTATTGCAGGTATTAAAATATCTAGACAATAGATGTCTGGTTCACAAAGAGGCTATAAACTTCTGTCAGACCATTTTGAGGAAAAAGTTTGTCGACTGGGAATCTGTTTATCGTTTTAATCTATGTCGGCCGATCCACGATGTAGATTTGGTAGTAACTATAGGAGGAGATGGTACATTACTGCAGGCAAGCCATTTTATGGACGACTCCATTCCTGTTCTAGGAGTAAATTCTGACCCAACTCAAGCAGAAGAG GTTGAAGAATACAATGAAGAATTTGACGCTACAAGGAGTACAGGATATCTTTGTGCGGCAACTGTCAAGAACTTTGAACAA ATAATAGATGATATCCTTGAAAATCGTTCCAGACCTTCTGAAGTCTCAAGGATGTCGATCACACTCAACTCAAAGCAACTTCCGACTTATGCATTAAATGATGTTTTGATTGCCCATCCTTGCCCTGCTACAGTTTCTCGATTCTCATTCAG TATAAAGAAAGAGGGCGAGTCTTGTTCTTCTCTGGTGCATTGCAGATCAAGTGGACATAGAGTATCAACAGCTGCTGGATCAACAGCTGCAATGCTTTCAGCAGGTGGATTTGTGATGCCAATTTTATCTCAAGATCTCCAGTATATAGTGAGAGAACCCATTGCTCCTGGAGCTTATAATAGCCTGATGCACGGTACTGTGAAGCCTGACGAGTTGATGGAGATTGCATGGTATTGCAAAGAAGGGCTGATTTATATCGATGGCTCTCATCTTACCCACTCTGTTCAACATGGGGATGTCATTGAACTCTCTTCCAAAGCTCCAAAATTGAAAGTTTTCTTGCCACCCCACTTGATATCGTGA